CGCAATTGTTGCAAAAATATCCGTACTCGTAATTAAGTTGTTATCACTACCTTTTCTTTCAACTCCCTTACCGGATACAAATAAGGGCATATTTATACCGCCTTGATATAGACTTCTTTTTACTTGATTTTTATCATATGGATCTTGGGTAACTATGGGTTCTGTACCGTTATCGCCCATAAAAATGATTATCGTATTTTCTCTATCCTTTTTTGAAATAGAATTTAAAAGTTTGCCTATTTGAAAATCCATAGCCTCAATAGAAGCCATAAAATAAGGGGTTGGGTCCACATCTTTAGTGTATGGTGGCAAATCTCCTTGACTATGCATTTCTGCAGGAGGAATATGAAAAGGCGTATGTGGGGCATTATATGCCAACCACATAAACCAAGGTTTCTCTTGTTCATTGATCCAATTGAAGGCTAGATCTGTAAATTTTTTGGTAGAATATTCTTTAGAAATTGTTTGTTTTCCTTTTTCTGATAAAGGCCAATTATAATAGTCTTTTACAGAACCGATAAATATACCTGCGTAGTAGTCAATGCCAAATGTCTCAGGATTAATGGTTGTATCATAACCAGAAATGTGCCATTTACCAACTACAGCTGTGGCATATGAATCATCTGTGTTTTCGCTGATGTATTCTTGCAATAAAACTTCATTCTCATTCAATTTTTGATTTGCCCATCTTAGATCTGTTCTATATCCATATTTACCCGTAATCATGGAAGCTCTAGTTGGAGAACACGTTGGGTATGTCCAGAAGTTGGTAAAGTTCACACCTGCTTTTTTAATGGCATCTAAATGTGGAGTATGGGGTTTTATGGTTCCTTCTGCATATCCGTTCAATGCATCTTTTCCCATATCATCCGCTATAATAAATAATATGTTGGGTTTTTTGTCTGGTGTTTTTCTATTCTGGTTGATTTCACAGCTCAAAAAGAAAATGGATATTAAAATGTAAAATGTTTTGGTCATTACTTTTATAAGTGTGAATAGAATTATATCTGTAAACAGTAGGTGGGTAAACTAATGTTTGTGGTCAGCCTTGTTCTTATTGAAATCTTTTTGTTTTTCTTTTTTCTTTGTCCCGTTTAAAAGTAAAATCCATTCCCGATAGCTATCAAGATAGTGACACAATAAATATACACAGACCTTTTCGTCCTATACCTTAATCCGCATTACGTTTTGGTTTCGTTGGCAAC
This genomic interval from Maribacter dokdonensis DSW-8 contains the following:
- a CDS encoding sulfatase-like hydrolase/transferase, whose amino-acid sequence is MTKTFYILISIFFLSCEINQNRKTPDKKPNILFIIADDMGKDALNGYAEGTIKPHTPHLDAIKKAGVNFTNFWTYPTCSPTRASMITGKYGYRTDLRWANQKLNENEVLLQEYISENTDDSYATAVVGKWHISGYDTTINPETFGIDYYAGIFIGSVKDYYNWPLSEKGKQTISKEYSTKKFTDLAFNWINEQEKPWFMWLAYNAPHTPFHIPPAEMHSQGDLPPYTKDVDPTPYFMASIEAMDFQIGKLLNSISKKDRENTIIIFMGDNGTEPIVTQDPYDKNQVKRSLYQGGINMPLFVSGKGVERKGSDNNLITSTDIFATIAEIAGVDIDEINDSKSFKSLFSEKKSIRKYQYAEMKNEKNDAWTISNGTYKLLVFADGNEEMFHLINDPYEKSNILNSPLTTVEKESKEALEAELLRIRN